Part of the Calypte anna isolate BGI_N300 chromosome 21, bCalAnn1_v1.p, whole genome shotgun sequence genome is shown below.
aaaataattcctgCAGAGGGTCAGTGCTCACGTCAGGAACATGTAAGGATGTTTGCTGTGCCCCACTGACTGAGATTAGCCTGACAACTCCCACCCTCCAGCAGAATTAAGCTGAACAGTTTTGTCTGAGGGGAAAGAGAGGCTGGGGCAGACACTGCCTGACTCACCAGGACACGGGCTTGTTCTGGGGTGAGAACATCCCCTTCTTTGCAAACTTCATAGTCTGAGAGCAGCGTCACCACTCCTGCAGGAACAAAAGCTCTTGAGATTGGTTTGGATAAGGCCCAGATGTCAGGGAACAAGGAGAAAGCTGCCCACTGGAGCTTCTCCATTCACTCCCCTCTCAGCTGTGCAGGTGGAATCACAGCTCACCCCCTTGCTGCCTCACACACCTTTCTTTAGTGCTGTTGGCAATCCCAGCTGCCGCAGCTGTGGCTCCATGGAGTGGGGAAACTGCTCCAAGGGCCCCGTGTCCAGGCTCACTGTGTATGTTGCTTTGTTCCCTGCACGGGCAAAATCCACCTGTTTGAACTTGGAGAACCACCTGagaaaggggggaggagagctggagctgcagaaagccTCATGAGACCatcacagaaacagcagcaagtgGCTGCTTTCCCCACTCGCTTTCTTGAGTTGGGGAAAGAGGCTGCTGAGCATTTCAGAGCTGTGGATGTGACACTCCTGTACTTACTcatccacctcctccctggTGCGGTTGGTGAAGAGGAGACCAACTTCACCCCTCAGGTGTTTGCTGACCTGAAAGAGAggtcagagcagctggaaagtgCCGCGAGGGGAAGGACTTTGGGGGGTGGCTGACAGGGGTCAAACATGAGCCagggtgtgcccaggtggccaagaaggccaccagcatcctggcttgtgtcagcactggtgtggccagcaggagcagggcagagatgGTCCCTGTGCACTGgagaggctgcacctcaaatcctggggtcagAAAAGACACATgaaggggctggggctgcttggggcaggggtggagtcCTCATCCCTGCAGGAgtttcaaagccctggagctgtggtgctgagggacacagGGTGGTGGCCTGGgtagtgctgggttaagggttggacttgatctcaaaggtcttttccaatgcAAATGGTTTGGTGATTCTATGACGAAGtgtctgtggggctggggcagtgTCACAGCCTGTGTGGGATGGGTCACACCTACAGACAGGTGACCTGAGGAACCTCATCCACCGGGGGAAGCTTTTGGTCAGGACCCCAGGTCCCCACCTTGTGCAGGTTCTCCTTGTACTCGCTGCTTGGCTCACGGCCCAGTGCCACCATCATCACCTTGTTCTTCCCGAAGAAGATcctgggaagaagaagaagaaggaggaggaggagaaaaggaggaggaggaggctgcagcccGCCCCACTCTATCCCCCGCCGTCCCGCCTCACCTGCTGTGCTTCCAGGCGTTCCTCACGTCCTTCAGCTTGTTGTTCCTCATGTTGGCAACGGAGAAAACGAAGATGTACTTGTAGGTATCCACACACCTCCGGAGCTGGAAGGCAGCGTCAGCCGAGCCCGGGGCACcggggggagaagggggagcgGGGCCGCACTCACCTCAGCGATCAGCGCCTGCTTGGCCTCCAACCCCTTCCTGGGCGTCCGCGTCAGGGAGACTGCGGGGAGCAAAGAGAGGACATTAGTGCGACGATGGGGCCGAGGGAGGAGTTGGGGTGGCAGCGGTTCGGGTTCCGCTCACCCTTGCGGTCCCGTTTGGACTTGGgcatggtgctgctgctgctgccgccgtGCTTCGAGGACCCCTGGGTACCGCGCGGGCTGCTGGGGGGCGGCCTGCGGGCTGCCCCGCGCACTGCCTGTGCCCACGCAGCCGTGTCGACACGGGGTTTCCGCGCAGGCGGCGTGACGGGCACCCCCTCAGCCTCAAGGCCCCCAGGGTCGGTGCTGGGCGCTGCCATGGCGGCGGGGCTGCTGGCACcgctgctgcttctgctcctgccGCTGGCGGCCGCCGTCTATGAGGACCAAGTGGGCAAGTTCGACTGGTGAGTCTTGGGGGCATCACACCGCGTCGAGAGATGCCTCCTGCTAGCAGGTCCTGGGCCCTCTGTGCTGCCAACTCCTGCAGCCGTCCCTCTGGCcttctgctcctgccctctctgAGGAGCCCCCGTATCCCTTCTCGCCCCCGCTGATCCCTCTCACCCCCCTCCTCTCCTATCCTCCCCCGTGTTTCCCctcccaggaggcagcagtaCGTGGGGAAGCTCAAGTTCGCCTCCTTGGAGGCCTCCCAAGGTTCAAAGAAGCTCCTTGTGGCCACCGAGAAGAATGTCGTGGCCGCTCTGAACTCCAGGAGCGGTGAAATCCGTGAGTGAAGTTGGGGTTTTGGTGGGGGTTACACCTGTTGTTTTGGAGCTAATGTATCAATGCAGTTGCATTATGTTTTCCTCCTCACAAATTAACATTGGTGATGGTTCTTTGGGCTGAGAGGACTCAGCTGCCAGTTcaaaagatcatagaatcatagaataggctgggttggaagggacctcagagattatcgagtccaacccttgatcagctacggccacagtcactagaccatggcactgagtgccatatcgagtcgctttttaaatgtctccagggacgaagagtccaccacctccccaggcagcccgttccaatgtctgatcaccctttccgtgaaaaaattctttctaatatccaatctgaacttcccccggcacaatttaagaccatgccctcttgtcttattgagagttgcctgggaaaagagaccaacccctgcctggctccatcctcctttcaggtagttgtagacagcaatgaggtctcccctgagcctcctcttcctcaggctgaacagccccagctccctcagtctctcctcatagggcctgtgctcgagtcccttcaccagcctggttgccctcctttggacctgttccaggacctcaatatccttcttgaactgaggggcccaaaactgaacacagtactcaaggtgtggcctaaccagcgctgagtacaggggcagaatcacctccctggacctgctggccacgctgtttctgatacaggccaggatgccattggccttcttggccacctgagcacactgctggctcatgttcagcttcctgtcaatccagactcccaggtccctttctgcctggctgctctccagccactctgtccccagcctgtagcgctgcatagggttgttgtggccaaagatGTTGCTTGGGGCAGGCAGACCATTTTCTGTGTAAGCTTGTTACCCTAAAGAGCCTCGGTTTGGAAGTAGTAATAAACAAGGTTTTGGGGGGAAAACATATCTCATTCCCAGCTCTGTTTCCCTCAGTCTGGCGCCACGTGGACAAGGGAACCCCTGAAGGAGCAGTTGATGCAATGCTGATCCATGGGCAGGGTAAGCAGAGCCCGCAGCTGGTGCTCAGGTTGTCCTTGGGGGTGGGATCTTAGTCTTTGGCCCAACTTGCCAGAACCCATCACCTGGGTGATCCAAGGTGGACAGGGGTTGTTTGGTCACCTCCTTCTCTTCGTTTCCTGGGCAGATGCTATCACTGTGTCCAGTGCTGGGCGAATTCTGCGTTCCTGGGAGACCAACATTGGAGGCTTGAACTGGGAAACCTCCCTGGACACTGGCAGGTAGCCAATGATTGCACTTTTTGCATTTGTAATCCTTGGctaggaaggagaaaaggggttGTTGGCCATATTGGGACTGGCATTATAGGGAAAAATTAGTTAGATGTAAGGTTTTTGGAAGAATAATTGGTTGGATTCCTAAAAAATGCCTGAATTTTgcaattaaatttaatattgaATTTATTTCTCAGCAAGCCAGTAATCCAAAGAGatataaaatgttttcacaaaCAGAATTTCTCCATATATACATGTCAAATACATCTGCTTTGAGGTGTTTAGATTCCAGTCTAATGCTTTCTGAGATCAGCAAGGATTCGTAGTGGGCTGTAAATTGTACCTCAAGACAGATGTTAAGTGTTTGAAGGTTTTTTgaatggtttgggatttttttgtcctAGGAGAAAACACCTTTCTAACTTGCTTCCTTAGTTTCCAGGCTGCTGGTTTGGTGGGGCTGCAGGAGACAGTGAAATATGTGGCAGTTCTGAAGAAGGCAGCCATCTCACTGCACTACCTTTCTAATGGGCACCAGAAATGGGTGGAACACTTACCAGAAAGGTAAAAACATGTTGGAAGTAGAATCAGAAACTTGTGACAGTGAGCCTGGTGCCTAGGGGAAGAAAGGATGCTGTGCTTGCCTTGTGCCtttgaaaacatcagaaaacagtAATGTGAGGAGGGGGTGATGCTTCATGGTTGCTGCTTCTCTTACAGTGAGAGCACTCAGTACCAGATGCTGTATTCCCATGGGACTGGAGTGATCCACGTGCTTGGAATCGTTCCCCAGAGCCACTTGAATGTTTTATCCTTCAACATAGAAGATGGAGAGATGACAAAACAGGTAGTGCCTGGATCCAAAATACCAAATGTGATGTTAACAAATGGAGTTCCAGCTAGATGGGCTGTGGTGTGCAGTGTAATTGGCTGTAGTCATTAACTTCAGTACAGAGAAACTCCCTTAGACTGTGGCACTGTCTGAGGGCCAGTGAGAGGATTTCACTGCAGAGTgctctgaaagcaaaactggGTCAAGCTGTTGGTCAGCAGCTGTTGGGTTGGCAGCTGTTGGTCAAGCCCATCCTGGAAATCTCAGGCTGAGAGATTGTTTCTCCCATGGTTGTGGGTAACAGCAGTTTTGACACAAGTTCTTTGATGTGTCCAGGTTGGTTCTTTGAAGATGTGCTGTTGGcaacttcatcttttttttgtttatgtctCACTTGACAGACTCAAGTGGCAGCCCCGTGGCTGAAGAGCTTAATCAGGGCCTGCAGCATGGTGGGGGAGGCAGTGCTGGTGTGTGTGGACATGGGCACACACTCACTCTACGTCTGCTCCTTGGAGACAGAGCAGGAGATGAAGCAGATCCCACTGCAGGTGAGAGGGGCTGAAGGAGCCTTGGACATAATCCAGCTGGTTTGGTGCCTGGCTGAGCCCTGCAGTGCAGGGGATCTCCTCACTGCAGAATGACAGAAGAGGTGTGGAGAGGAATATGAGCCATAAAttgagggaaaggagagagaagtaTATATTTAGCTGTCTGGTCATTCCTTCTGGGTTGATGTCCCCAGAGTTTGCTCCAATGGGAGCCTCATTCTCCTTGTTTCTGCTGTATGTTCCTCCTGACCTGGGGAACCTCTTCATAGAGTTGCACACTCTCACAGTTTCAGTGGAGAAATGAACATATGTGCTTGTGTCCCTTCCACAGTCACTTGACCTGGAGTTTGCTGATGGCTTCCAGCCCAGGATATTGGCCACTCAACCCAGTGTGATCAGTGCTTCCCGGGCTCagttcttcctgcagctctctccaagccacttctctctgctgcagtaCAAACATGGGCTGCTCAGCCACCTTCGGGACTTCCAGCAGGTAACAAAACCAAGGTGCCAACCAAGAGGGCCAACTATAGCTTTAAATTCTTTTGGAAAGTAAACAAGCTTTAAAAAGCTCAGTAACACTGGACACCGTGGTCCAAAAGCCCATGGTGGGTCAACTGTTTCCATCTccatggcctcaagttgtgccaggggaggtttaggttggagctggggaagaatttctccctggaaagggttgtcagggcctggcccaggctgcccagggcagggctggagtccccatcatccctggaggggtttcagagccccagagatgtggggatgagggacatgggctGGGGGTGTCCTGGGCAATGCTGGGGGAATGGTTGGACTTGACGATCTCActggtcttttccaacctaagtGATTGTGATCTTTGGAAAGTATTTTTAGTCTTCTAaaagatgtggggtttttgtaaTTTGATGATGCAATGGAATTTAAAATTGGCTAtgaaagatcatctggttttcattttggtaTGCTTTAATTTTTGGCTGAGTTTGGggattttccttctgttttgttttgttttgttttttcctaatgatttcctgctaatttttcttttcaggcagCTCTGGTGAGTTTTGCAACAACTGGGGAGAAAACTGTATCTGCTGTCCTGACCTGCAGGAATGAACTGGTGAGCACAATATTCCTGTGctatgtttcatttttttgcattttcaaggCTTTGTTTTTATCAGGattagaatagaatagaacagAACTTTTTCCTGCCCATCTTGAGTCAAGCTGAGATTTTTCAGGCACTCAAAATCCTTACTTTTTAATACTGTTACTGAGGTGTGAAGCCACGTTAcctcttttcctcatttcagaAACCTGGAATTTCTGAAGGTCTTCATGCTGGCAGTACCCTGGGGGATTCCCGAAGGCAGGTATGAAGTGTGTTTGTTCCCAAGAGCAGGAGAAATTCTTGACAGTCCTTTGCATGCTGGAACAGAATGAAAGAGATGTTACAAAATCTTTTTAGAGGCTGATGTTTTGTAGGGGTTTCAAATACACAGTCTGAAGCTGTCTTGAAGCTACAGTTCTTGCTGAACATGAAATCCCTCTGCAAAATTTGGTGTGGTTTGTATGTTTAACTCAGATACCTTCTGCCTGTTGGTCTAGGACTCCTTAACCTGTTCCAATCAAACCTACAATATTAATCTCTACCTTGTTGAAACTGGACAACGATTGTTGGATACCACAATTACCTTTACCCTGGAGCAGAGTGGGACCAAGCCCCAGCAGGTGAGCAGGGAGAGGTCACTTCAGTCCTGTGCCCTCCCTACCCTCATCTTTCAGGTTTGGTAGAGCACTTCAGACAAGGTGAAAAGCATCCTGCAGACACAGATATTACTGCATGCAATCACATTCTTTGCTCTTGTTTGCTCCAAGGAGATAATGTGATTGGTAACCTCATGGTTTTGCTCACTCTTCATCCTAGCTGTACATCCAGGTTTTCCTGAAGAAGGATGACTCTGTGGGCTATCGAGCCTTGGTGCAAACAGAAGACCACATGCTGATGTTCCTCCAGCAGCCAGGTAACTGGCAAACAGTGAACTTCCTCCTTTTTACCCCCTGTCACTTtagcacaagaagaaaattccaAGTCACAAGTTGTTATATTTTATCATTACTTTCTTTGGAAACCTTCAGAAGGATTTTTAACAAAGTTCCCTGAAAGATATTACAGACTTTTTTCAGTCTCATGGGGCTTCTGATAAAAGAGTTCTGCAGTGTTCTTTGTGCAAACACAGAGCCTTTGAATTTCATGGGTTTTCTGCAGATTTCAAAGTTCTTTGTAGGAACAGAGTCATAATTCCTGTAGTAGATCTTCCTCAaagtttcttcagaaaagattGTCATGGCAAAAATGATGATTTGTGGAAAGGGCTGAAAGTCCATCTTGATTAcatcaattttttaatattctatttATTCTTACTTCCAGGAAAAGTTGTGTGGAGTAGAGAGGAGTCACTGGCAGAAGTGGTGAGCTTGGAGATGGTGGATTTACCTCTGACAGGTGCACAGGCTGAGTTGGAGGGAGAATTTGGAAAGAAAGCAGGTAAAGACACAGATTTAACAGAAATACTTTTGGGGGCTTGTTTTTCTCcctgaacaaatatttttatcgTTTTCCTCTGAGCTGAGAGATAGGGTTCAAATTTCTACTGGTGGCaataaaaatgagcagaaataaaGGCCATTTCTGCCTAAGCTTTTGAAACCCAATGCCAAATGCAGATGGCCTTATTAACTgttctatttaaaaaacagcagcagcagtaggaGGAATGTTGGCCATCTCTCCTAAACATTTCCCTTTGGCTCTTTTCTGGAAGACTCATTTACAATAGctgttatttttgcttcttttttttttcttttgttttcttgctgtccTGGATGCAGCCATTCAAGGTAACCTCCGACTGCATGCACTGTTTGCTAATACTTCTGACTAATCCTTCCTTGTGGAGCTTGATCTCCCCTCTGCTTGCTTTCCACAGTGGTGAATTATACTTAAAGTCTGGTGGTTTGCTTATTTTGAGAAGCTAAACCCTGACTGCACagaattaaatattcttttactTCAAGTGCTTCTGTAGCTCTGAGGAATGAGCATGGAGGTTGCTACAGACCTGAGGGGTGGGTAGGCTTTAGGTGGGCACCTGCTGTGAGTGAGGAAGAAGGAATACAGAGGAAGAGCTGATGTGCTCTGCAGGAAGGTTTGCTTTCAGCTGATGAGAGTGACTTTTGGAATGAGCTGTAGCAGTGTGAAGTGGGGAAAGGTTTGTAAATCCCAGGGTCTGTCACAGAAACAATAACTCTGCTGTTCTGGAGTGGAACGCTGAGAATTATAAGTCCATGCATGGCAGCGTTTCCTCTGCTGGCTGAGACCATCATTCCAGCTCTGGAGTGAGACATTGTCCATGGTTTTCCCCTCTCTCACTGTTGTTCTCCTTGCAGATGGTTTGCTGGGGATGTTTCTCAAGAGGCTGTCCTCCCAGCTCATCCTGCTGCAAGCCTGGACTGCCCATCTTTGGAAGATGTTCTATGATGCCAGGAAACCCCGGAGCCAGATTAAAAATGAGATTAACATTGACAATTTGGCCAGAGATGAATTCAACCTCCAGAAAATGATGGTGATGGTCACTGCATCAGGAAAGGTGAGGAAGCCAGGGTAGGGATCTGTTTCTGGACTATAGCAAAGAGTCTTAGCTCTGAATTCTTGCCCCTATTTTTAGGCAGGCTTTGGGCAGAACATCGTGGTAGCTTTACAGAGGGACTAAGGCTCTTCTGTGTTTGAATGTGAGAGATGTCTTGCTCTAAACTTTGGCTTTACTGTGTCTCTGCTCAGCTTTTTGGTATTGAAAGCAGTTCTGGCACCATCCTGTGGAAGCAATATCTCAGGAATGTGAGACCAGGCTCCTCCTTTAAGCTGATGGTCCAAAGAACAACAGCTCATTTCCCACACCCTCCACAGTGCACCTTGCTTGTGAAGGACAGGGTGAGTACCTTCCCTCTATCTGAACATGCTCAATGTGGAAATCTGCCCTTTGAGAGGGCAgaggaaaatgtctttttgtgTATCAGCTGGGTAACAAATGATGTGGGGACAAGAGGAATGTGagagctggaggaaagcagACACAAGATCCTGAAAAGAATTAAGGTTGCTTGTTGTGAAACCTTTTATTGAaacaaaattgattttttcaATCTGTTTGTTTGGCCATGTGATGTAAGTCATACAAGGTCTCCATTAGCAAGGTGACAAGGATGTGTGGAGTTCTTTAGCTGACTGCAGGATGGTTTTATTCCATACATGAGGGAGGAGGAGATATTAATATGTGTAGAGACTGCTGGTGGCAGATAGGATTTAGTTAAAGCCATGAAAACCTTGTTATGCCCTGGTATGGTTATGATAGATAAATGTGTGATAGTGGATATGCATGTCCAAAAAGAGTATTTTGGCAATGGAATAGCTGAATCCAGGATATGAATAGTCAACACCAGCAGGTAATAGGTAGAAAACCAGCTCTTTTGTCAGCCTTAGGAAGTGTTTTGcatcttgctttgtttttcaggaaaccAAAATGAGCTTTCTATATGTCTTTAACCCCATCTTTGGGAAGAGAAGCCAAGTAGCTCCCCCTGTTTTGAAGCATCCCATTCTTCAGACTTTGCTTCTGCCTATTATGGATCAAGACTATGCCAAAGTACTGCTGCTGATTGATGATGAGTACAAGGTAAATTGCTTTGCCTGGAGGCAATTTTTTCATGCTCTGGTTAATTTACTCCTCTTTTGGAgcaaattgaaagaaaaaatgccatTGATCTCCATTTCACATAAATTATGAGGTTTTTCTGGTAAGACAGACCTCATTTGGGTAAGCATGTTTGAAATCATCTTTCTGTGTTGGGTTGTTCTGGGTTGTTTTCTTGtgtcagttgtttttttaagctgtgtttCAATTCTATTCCAGGTTACAGCTTTCCCAGCAACTAAAAATGTCCTTCGTCAGTTAGAAGAAATAGCccattctgtctttttttatctAGTGGATGCTGAGCAGGGAATACTCTCTGGATTCAGGCTGAAAAAGGTAAGGAAGACTCATTGCAGTTGAAGTGACATCATTTTCCTAAATGTCCTCTGAGTAATGGTAGATCTTGTCATATGACAAGATCTGTGTGTCTCTctgtaagattttaaaatgtccaaaggaggcaactgggctggtgaagggatccagcacaagtcctatgaggtgaggctgagggagctgggggtgttgaggctggagaagaggaggctcaggggagacctcatcactctctgcaactccctgaaaggaggttggagccaggggggggttgggctcttttcccaggcaactctcagcaagacaagagggcagggtctcaagttgtgccaggggaggtttaggttggagatgagaaagaatttctttctggagagggtgatcaggcattggaatgggctgcccagggaagtagtggattctccgtgtctggagagatttccaaagagcctggatgtggcactgagtgccatgggctgggaactgcagtgggagtggatcaagggttggacttgatgatctctgaggtcccttccaacccagcccattctatgattctatgatttacagAATTATGCTCAGAACAGAAACAGCTCAGCCTCATAATGTGCCCAAGAAATTTTTCAAattcaaaagcagagagagctcCCTGCCTCTTACTCAGTGGAGGTGGCATCTTTTGGGGACAAGATTAAACACCCCCAcgtaatgtgttttttttccctgcaggacCTGACAACAGAGAAGAGTTGGGAAGTGGTCATTCCCACTGAAGTGCAGAGGATAGTGACTGTGAAAGGGAAGAGGTCCAGTGAGCATGTGCACTCCCAGGGCCGTGTGATGGGTGACCGCAGTGTCCTCTATAAGGTGCTCTTGGAACTTTTTGTTGACTTTTTGCTGATATGTTATCTCATGGGAAGATCTCAGCACCCTCTCTAGGCACTATGTTGAGATTTACCCTGTGctgccatattttttttttctatacatcAGTGTCCATAACCCTCTGTGGAAGATGCTAATTTTGGTGggttttcataaaatattttcaagcagCAATTAGGCCAGCCAGAGAGCTGATGGTGAGGGAATAACCACATGATTACTTCAGGCGATTTGTGCTGATAAGATGCATACTTTATTCCATGTTTATTCCCAGATGACCTGCAGATAAACAAAGTGCCTGTGGCACTGAAGTGGAGTCTTAgttgttggagtttttttgtctttttctctagTCCTTGAATCCAAACCTGCTTGCTGTAGTGACAGAGAGCACAGACACCCATCACGAGCGCACTTTTATTGGGATATATCTGATTGATGGAGTCACAGGCAGGATCATCCACTCCTCAgtacagaagaaagcaaagggacCTGTCCACATTGTCCATTCAGAGAACTGGGTGGTGGTAAGGAGttatttctccttgttttttaTGCTTGGGAGGTAGGGGCAGTAGCTGACCCTGTACAGAGCAGTCTTCCTGACCATTCTCTGgtttcctgctgcctccctgtgATGGGCTCAGTATTCCTCAAAATCCTTTCTCATTCCAGTACCAGTACTGGAACACGAAGGCACGTCGGAACGAGTTCACAGTGCTGGAGCTGTATGAGGGGACAGAGCAGTACAATGCCACAGCCTTCAGCTCCCTGGACCGCCCGATTTTACCTCAGGTGCTGCAGCAATCATACATCTTCC
Proteins encoded:
- the MRTO4 gene encoding mRNA turnover protein 4 homolog is translated as MPKSKRDRKVSLTRTPRKGLEAKQALIAELRRCVDTYKYIFVFSVANMRNNKLKDVRNAWKHSRIFFGKNKVMMVALGREPSSEYKENLHKVSKHLRGEVGLLFTNRTREEVDEWFSKFKQVDFARAGNKATYTVSLDTGPLEQFPHSMEPQLRQLGLPTALKKGVVTLLSDYEVCKEGDVLTPEQARVLKLFGYEMVEFKVTIKFLWNSETGEFQKLMEDSMEQEEEEEEEEEDDDGDSNED
- the EMC1 gene encoding ER membrane protein complex subunit 1 isoform X1; its protein translation is MAAGLLAPLLLLLLPLAAAVYEDQVGKFDWRQQYVGKLKFASLEASQGSKKLLVATEKNVVAALNSRSGEILWRHVDKGTPEGAVDAMLIHGQDAITVSSAGRILRSWETNIGGLNWETSLDTGSFQAAGLVGLQETVKYVAVLKKAAISLHYLSNGHQKWVEHLPESESTQYQMLYSHGTGVIHVLGIVPQSHLNVLSFNIEDGEMTKQTQVAAPWLKSLIRACSMVGEAVLVCVDMGTHSLYVCSLETEQEMKQIPLQSLDLEFADGFQPRILATQPSVISASRAQFFLQLSPSHFSLLQYKHGLLSHLRDFQQAALVSFATTGEKTVSAVLTCRNELKPGISEGLHAGSTLGDSRRQDSLTCSNQTYNINLYLVETGQRLLDTTITFTLEQSGTKPQQLYIQVFLKKDDSVGYRALVQTEDHMLMFLQQPGKVVWSREESLAEVVSLEMVDLPLTGAQAELEGEFGKKAAIQDGLLGMFLKRLSSQLILLQAWTAHLWKMFYDARKPRSQIKNEINIDNLARDEFNLQKMMVMVTASGKLFGIESSSGTILWKQYLRNVRPGSSFKLMVQRTTAHFPHPPQCTLLVKDRETKMSFLYVFNPIFGKRSQVAPPVLKHPILQTLLLPIMDQDYAKVLLLIDDEYKVTAFPATKNVLRQLEEIAHSVFFYLVDAEQGILSGFRLKKDLTTEKSWEVVIPTEVQRIVTVKGKRSSEHVHSQGRVMGDRSVLYKSLNPNLLAVVTESTDTHHERTFIGIYLIDGVTGRIIHSSVQKKAKGPVHIVHSENWVVYQYWNTKARRNEFTVLELYEGTEQYNATAFSSLDRPILPQVLQQSYIFPSAISAMEATITERGITSRHLLIGLPSGAILSLPKALLDPRRPEIPTEQSREENLIPYSPDVQIHAERFINYNQTISRMRGIYTAPSGLESTCLVVAYGLDIYQTRVYPSKQFDVLKDDYDYVLISSVLFGLVFATMITKRLAQVKLLNRAWR
- the EMC1 gene encoding ER membrane protein complex subunit 1 isoform X2; this translates as MAAGLLAPLLLLLLPLAAAVYEDQVGKFDWRQQYVGKLKFASLEASQGSKKLLVATEKNVVAALNSRSGEILWRHVDKGTPEGAVDAMLIHGQDAITVSSAGRILRSWETNIGGLNWETSLDTGSFQAAGLVGLQETVKYVAVLKKAAISLHYLSNGHQKWVEHLPESESTQYQMLYSHGTGVIHVLGIVPQSHLNVLSFNIEDGEMTKQTQVAAPWLKSLIRACSMVGEAVLVCVDMGTHSLYVCSLETEQEMKQIPLQSLDLEFADGFQPRILATQPSVISASRAQFFLQLSPSHFSLLQYKHGLLSHLRDFQQAALVSFATTGEKTVSAVLTCRNELKPGISEGLHAGSTLGDSRRQDSLTCSNQTYNINLYLVETGQRLLDTTITFTLEQSGTKPQQLYIQVFLKKDDSVGYRALVQTEDHMLMFLQQPGKVVWSREESLAEVVSLEMVDLPLTGAQAELEGEFGKKADGLLGMFLKRLSSQLILLQAWTAHLWKMFYDARKPRSQIKNEINIDNLARDEFNLQKMMVMVTASGKLFGIESSSGTILWKQYLRNVRPGSSFKLMVQRTTAHFPHPPQCTLLVKDRETKMSFLYVFNPIFGKRSQVAPPVLKHPILQTLLLPIMDQDYAKVLLLIDDEYKVTAFPATKNVLRQLEEIAHSVFFYLVDAEQGILSGFRLKKDLTTEKSWEVVIPTEVQRIVTVKGKRSSEHVHSQGRVMGDRSVLYKSLNPNLLAVVTESTDTHHERTFIGIYLIDGVTGRIIHSSVQKKAKGPVHIVHSENWVVYQYWNTKARRNEFTVLELYEGTEQYNATAFSSLDRPILPQVLQQSYIFPSAISAMEATITERGITSRHLLIGLPSGAILSLPKALLDPRRPEIPTEQSREENLIPYSPDVQIHAERFINYNQTISRMRGIYTAPSGLESTCLVVAYGLDIYQTRVYPSKQFDVLKDDYDYVLISSVLFGLVFATMITKRLAQVKLLNRAWR